The Teredinibacter sp. KSP-S5-2 genomic interval GGGGATGGTATTTCAAATAGCAACGATGACGCCTATATTCGAGGTTTTCAAAGGCATGCAATTTACGTAGATGGTTTTCGTTTGGGAGACTCTGCCGGTGGGAAAATTCACCCAGCGAATATCGAAAGAATAGAAATTCTTAAAGGTCCGTCCACGTTGTTGTTTGGCCAAGCTGAACCGGGGGGAATAATTAATGTTATTCGTAAGGGGCCACAGTCTAACCATTTCTTCCACGCTACCGCAAAGAGAGGTTCATTTGGCCGTAAAGAGTTTTCCGTCGATTGGAACAACTCCCTAGGAAACGTTGCCGACATACGTTACCGCGTTATTGGTGCCAGCTCTTCCCAGAATCAATCCGGTGGATATCATAATATTGAAAACGACATGCTTACCATATCGGCTGATTGGCAAGCGACTCCCGATACAATGATAAATATGGCAATTGAGCACCGCCGTTTCCGACAGACATGGGATAGGGAATATGAGGTGTTATTTCCCCATGGTGATGCCTCGGATAGCATTTCTTTATCTGCATTAGCGCAGCAAAATAGACCGGAATTCAGTGCGGAATTTTCTCTGATTGATGTTGAATTTGATCATTATCTTTCTGCGAGCTGGCATATACAAACAAGTGTCTTTCTACACAATGAAGAGCGAGAAGGTGTTCGGACATCTATTGACACCATCTTTAATAAAGACTTGTTTTTTGATCCGGATGAGTTGGGCGAACAATTTCGGGTCTATATAGCGGGTGGGCAAATGGCGTTGCCGTTGATCTTTGATTCTAGTAGCGGAGCAACACGGTACCGTATTGGTACGATCAAAAGTATCTACGATGAGTTTTCTAGTGACAATACGGGAGAAGTGAAAATCCGATTGGAGGGGGATGTATCTTTCTTTGCTACTGAACATTATCTTTCATTGGGGATAGATGCATACCAAGCGGACCGAGAGCATCGTTATATTATCGAGGAACGTGATTTATTTACTGGCAAGGAATGGACGCCGGAAGAGTTTGATACCGGTTTCCAGGAAGTGCTGAATACCATTTCCTCATCCACATCCCGATTGGGGAACTTGGAGGAAAATGAATCTCAGTTACAAACTCAGGATCTGGGTTTTTTCGTTCAAGATGTTATTGAATTAAGCCCATATTGGCTGGTATCGCTTGGTACTCGATATTCGTCAATTTCAGGAGAGTTTCTGAGCCATGATAACCGTACAATCGAACTCAGCAACCATAATCGGTTTTCCTCTCAGGTCGGAGTGGTGTTTAAGCCTTTGGAGAATCAGTCACTCTATTTGAATTACAGTGAAGCGTTAAAGGCAAATTATCGGATTGACTATAGTGGGGATTCGCCTGTAAAACCTGAGTTATCGGATCAACTGGAGTTTGGTGTTAAATCGCTATTATGGAATGGAAAATTGCTCTCTAGCTTTGCTCTGTACCAAATCAATAAAGAAAATATTATTGATATCCGCTATGTGAATGGACAGCGACGTCTTTTGTCCGGGCATGAGGAACAAGTAAATGGAATGGATTTTGATGTGACGCTATCTCCCTGGCCATCGCTTAATTTCATCGCAGGCTATGCCTATATGAGGCCGGAAATTATCTCCGGTCAATGGCAGGGAAATCAATCACCGCTAGTAGCTGAACACAGTGGCAGTCTCTTTATCAATTACATGCCAATAAAACGATGGGATATGAGTCTAGGGGTAAATTATGTCGGTGAACGGTACGCCGATGCTGAGAACCTTCACCCCATTGCTGCATACCAGACCTTTGATTTTTCTTCACGTTATCGTTTTTCTGTGGCGAATATCGATTGGTCGTTGGATTTTTCGGTAAAGAATCTAACCGATGAATCCTATTTAAACGCATTAGTAGGAGGTATTCGTAATAACGCTTCTGAAGGTAGGGCTTATTCACTCGGTTTGGGAGTGGAGTTATAGATGCTGGAAGATCGAAGTTTGCTTGGCACCTTATTTGAAAAGTATGGTGTGGACTTAAAGAAGCTTATCGCATTTAAGTTCAATAAATCCCAGGATGATGCGGAAGAAGTGGTTCAAGATGCGTTTCAGCGCGTATTGAAGCTGGGAAATATCTCCGAATTGGATAATCCAAAGGCCTACTTGTATCAGACGGCAGCCAATCTGGCGTTGAACCGTATTAGAAAAATCAACAGGCATCGTGAATACCTGGCGAATCAAAACCCGGATCAAAGCTATGATTTGTCTCCAGAGCGCTCTACCACTGCACGAAAAGATCTGGAGAAAGTGGAGAATTCTATTGAGCGTTTACCAGAAAAATATCGGCGTACATTTTTACTCAGTCGAGTAGATGGGAAAAGTTACAAAGAAATCAGTCTGGAGTTAAATATTGCAGAAAGCACGGTTGAAAAACATATCATAAAAGCACTCAAATTTTTACGGGAAGTGCTTGAAGAGGGGAGCATGAATGAATAACAACGCTCTGAATCGTCGCGCAGAAAATGAAGCCATTGAATGGTTAGCCAAGCTTGAATCGTCCA includes:
- a CDS encoding TonB-dependent receptor, which translates into the protein MDAFLQSLVPVRAFVVLILISLNYSVQASSESRIRFFDLPAQNLQSGLIEFGLQGQVSIVADNKLLKGKRSNPIVGPHTIDSALTLLLASSSLTYQYLPDEGVYVIRRRVIDAEPDLVIAQESDSSSIDETLVLGNKYPFRYHTVTNSQMHGSVSYFDSSRFLNTIPAELFEDQQARELADVLKFASGITPGDGISNSNDDAYIRGFQRHAIYVDGFRLGDSAGGKIHPANIERIEILKGPSTLLFGQAEPGGIINVIRKGPQSNHFFHATAKRGSFGRKEFSVDWNNSLGNVADIRYRVIGASSSQNQSGGYHNIENDMLTISADWQATPDTMINMAIEHRRFRQTWDREYEVLFPHGDASDSISLSALAQQNRPEFSAEFSLIDVEFDHYLSASWHIQTSVFLHNEEREGVRTSIDTIFNKDLFFDPDELGEQFRVYIAGGQMALPLIFDSSSGATRYRIGTIKSIYDEFSSDNTGEVKIRLEGDVSFFATEHYLSLGIDAYQADREHRYIIEERDLFTGKEWTPEEFDTGFQEVLNTISSSTSRLGNLEENESQLQTQDLGFFVQDVIELSPYWLVSLGTRYSSISGEFLSHDNRTIELSNHNRFSSQVGVVFKPLENQSLYLNYSEALKANYRIDYSGDSPVKPELSDQLEFGVKSLLWNGKLLSSFALYQINKENIIDIRYVNGQRRLLSGHEEQVNGMDFDVTLSPWPSLNFIAGYAYMRPEIISGQWQGNQSPLVAEHSGSLFINYMPIKRWDMSLGVNYVGERYADAENLHPIAAYQTFDFSSRYRFSVANIDWSLDFSVKNLTDESYLNALVGGIRNNASEGRAYSLGLGVEL
- a CDS encoding RNA polymerase sigma factor, with product MLEDRSLLGTLFEKYGVDLKKLIAFKFNKSQDDAEEVVQDAFQRVLKLGNISELDNPKAYLYQTAANLALNRIRKINRHREYLANQNPDQSYDLSPERSTTARKDLEKVENSIERLPEKYRRTFLLSRVDGKSYKEISLELNIAESTVEKHIIKALKFLREVLEEGSMNE